From the Ostrinia nubilalis chromosome 16, ilOstNubi1.1, whole genome shotgun sequence genome, one window contains:
- the LOC135079352 gene encoding small ribosomal subunit protein uS19 yields MAEVEETLKKKRTFRKFTFRGVDLDQLLDMPNEQLMELMHARARRRFARGLKRKPMALVKKLRRAKKEAPPNEKPEIVKTHLRNMIIVPEMVGSIVGIYNGKTFNQVEIKPEMIGHYLGEFSVTYKPVKHGRPGIGATHSSRFIPLK; encoded by the exons ATGGCAGag GTCGAGGAAACTCTCAAGAAGAAGCGTACCTTCAGGAAGTTTACCTTCCGAGGAGTTGATCTTGATCAGCTTCTGGATATGCCCAA TGAACAACTCATGGAGTTGATGCACGCTCGCGCCCGCCGGCGGTTCGCGCGCGGTTTGAAACGCAAGCCAATGGCTCTCGTGAAGAAGCTGCGCCGCGCGAAGAAGGAGGCTCCCCCAAATGAGAAGCCCGAGATCGTCAAGACCCACCTGCGCAACATGATCATTGTCCCAGAAATGGTTGGCTCCATTGTCGGTATCTACAACGGGAAAACTTTCAACCAG GTTGAAATCAAGCCTGAGATGATCGGTCATTACTTGGGAGAGTTCTCAGTCACGTACAAGCCCGTCAAGCACGGTCGGCCCGGTATCGGTGCCACCCACAGCTCCAGGTTCATCCCACTGAAGTAG